The following are encoded together in the Flavihumibacter fluvii genome:
- a CDS encoding nuclear transport factor 2 family protein, which produces MKVCLLLMTTFLMSACAANAQEKLSASQKAVQKTVMQLFDALSNRDSISLKAACTNDITLFEYGQTWNLDTLVLKAITQNTATDFKRVNTIDFIDTKVDKNLAYTTYNNRAEITSGGINRNITWLETVILSKEKNQWKVKVLHSTLINRK; this is translated from the coding sequence ATGAAAGTATGCCTGCTATTAATGACAACTTTTTTGATGTCAGCCTGTGCTGCCAATGCCCAGGAAAAATTATCCGCCAGCCAGAAAGCCGTGCAGAAAACCGTTATGCAACTTTTCGACGCACTGTCCAACCGTGATTCCATTAGCCTTAAAGCTGCCTGCACTAACGATATCACCTTATTTGAATACGGCCAGACCTGGAACCTGGATACACTAGTCTTAAAAGCGATCACACAGAATACCGCCACCGATTTTAAACGGGTGAATACCATCGATTTTATTGATACAAAAGTGGATAAAAACCTGGCTTATACCACCTATAACAACCGGGCGGAAATCACCTCAGGCGGCATAAACCGGAATATCACCTGGCTAGAAACAGTTATTCTCTCAAAAGAGAAAAATCAATGGAAGGTCAAGGTCCTTCACTCCACCCTGATCAACCGTAAATAA
- a CDS encoding solute:sodium symporter family transporter: protein MNSIVLLTFLCVTGIIAIVSWIKTRKEKQNTISALFFANKKLGFIAVGFGLLFANINTSLFIGENELSYTNNMSVMAWGLTSVFAMLLVAEFIMPIYLRHGISTTAEYLGIRYDRQTKNIVTFIFLANYLVNFLPTVLYSGAVALNGIFGISEHYGVSYWPTIWLLVWCLGIAGVLYSLLGGQKAITISDTLLGFAMFTAGLLLPYFGLKALGAGDWMAGLEKVLANKTEHLNSIGNAGDAVPFGTIFTGMMLVNLYYWGTEQYIVQQVLGSRDLASCQKGIALACVGKILCVLLINIPGVIAVHLYDKLPNSSEAFPTLLGDVSPPLYTGFMAALLFGAAFTSFNAGLNGSSTLFVLNIYKPWTEKKHREVNEQQLVRTAKKFEVYICLAAMCIAPFLLFASQGFYQHFQKISALFTVPIFAILAVGILTRRVPALAAKMGLFFFIVCYGFTQFVFGFGLHFLHMIAIIFVLTFLLMLAIGKWKPMPEAYEPMRRGSLDMVPWRNRHWVSVVLLGIVVLLFILFSRLVLVK from the coding sequence ATGAATTCGATTGTCTTGCTGACCTTCCTGTGCGTCACAGGAATAATTGCCATTGTCTCCTGGATCAAGACCAGGAAGGAAAAGCAGAACACCATTTCCGCCTTATTCTTTGCCAATAAGAAACTGGGTTTTATTGCGGTAGGATTCGGCCTCCTGTTTGCCAATATCAATACATCATTATTTATTGGGGAAAACGAGCTCAGCTATACTAACAATATGAGTGTGATGGCCTGGGGACTGACCTCGGTATTTGCCATGTTGCTGGTTGCAGAATTTATAATGCCGATCTATTTGCGGCATGGCATTTCCACCACCGCAGAATACCTGGGTATACGGTATGACCGGCAAACCAAAAACATCGTAACGTTCATTTTCTTAGCCAATTACCTGGTGAACTTCTTGCCGACGGTATTATACAGCGGGGCCGTTGCGCTGAATGGCATTTTCGGAATATCGGAACATTATGGCGTCAGCTATTGGCCAACCATCTGGCTGCTGGTCTGGTGCCTTGGCATAGCTGGCGTTTTATACTCTTTGCTTGGCGGACAAAAAGCCATCACCATTTCAGATACCCTCTTAGGATTCGCCATGTTTACCGCCGGGTTGTTGTTGCCCTATTTTGGCTTAAAGGCATTAGGTGCAGGCGACTGGATGGCGGGCCTGGAAAAGGTGCTGGCAAATAAAACAGAACACCTCAACAGTATTGGCAATGCAGGCGATGCGGTTCCCTTTGGTACCATCTTTACCGGTATGATGCTGGTGAACCTGTACTATTGGGGCACAGAGCAATACATTGTGCAACAGGTACTGGGGTCGAGGGACCTGGCCAGCTGCCAGAAAGGGATTGCGCTGGCTTGTGTCGGAAAAATACTCTGCGTGTTGCTGATCAATATACCCGGAGTAATCGCTGTTCATTTATATGATAAGTTGCCAAATAGTTCGGAAGCATTTCCCACGCTGCTGGGGGATGTTTCGCCGCCACTCTATACCGGCTTCATGGCTGCCTTATTATTCGGTGCCGCCTTTACCTCATTCAATGCCGGTTTAAATGGATCGAGTACATTATTTGTATTGAATATCTACAAGCCATGGACAGAAAAAAAGCATCGGGAAGTAAATGAGCAACAACTCGTTCGTACAGCGAAAAAATTTGAAGTGTACATCTGCCTGGCGGCCATGTGTATAGCCCCCTTTTTGTTATTTGCCAGCCAGGGATTTTACCAGCATTTTCAGAAAATATCGGCCCTGTTTACAGTACCCATTTTTGCCATCCTGGCCGTAGGTATTTTGACCCGGCGGGTGCCGGCGCTTGCGGCTAAAATGGGCTTGTTTTTTTTCATTGTATGTTATGGCTTCACACAATTTGTATTCGGATTTGGCTTGCATTTTTTGCATATGATCGCCATCATTTTTGTGCTGACGTTTTTGCTGATGCTGGCGATTGGAAAATGGAAGCCCATGCCAGAGGCCTATGAGCCCATGCGCAGGGGATCATTGGACATGGTACCATGGCGGAACAGGCACTGGGTGTCGGTAGTCCTGTTGGGAATTGTAGTGTTGTTATTTATCCTGTTTTCGAGGTTGGTGCTGGTGAAATGA
- a CDS encoding GntR family transcriptional regulator — MANVFQKIKELEKISANSKHDSLVQGVINAIDDKVLKKDDTLPSVNTMIRELHYSRETIMKGYRELVSRGIIESKNRLGYYVSGGNTLQMLKVALVMYNLDSFEEQFYRNFRNTLGKEIEMQIFFHHGNIDIFETILQRIRGHFGMYVIAPIPHARSKELLETIPRNKLLMFDRFEPLTGIVNHITQEFEASSLQVFSSLAEDIRKYGEIIFIHSPDSLDPREIVRAFKKFLKQTKIKGSIIPEFIPGSVKKGAVYFTLDNFIMWEILKECNAKKLKPGKDVGILSHNDEPAKEFVGITTYSADFGEMGRLAANAILHRETIQLTVPMILFRRKTL, encoded by the coding sequence ATGGCCAACGTTTTCCAGAAGATCAAAGAATTAGAAAAAATATCCGCCAATTCAAAACATGATAGCCTTGTGCAGGGTGTCATCAATGCAATAGATGATAAGGTCCTCAAAAAAGATGACACCCTGCCTTCGGTGAATACAATGATCCGGGAACTGCATTATTCCAGGGAAACCATCATGAAAGGCTACCGGGAGCTGGTGAGCCGGGGTATCATAGAATCGAAGAACCGCCTTGGTTATTACGTATCGGGCGGTAACACGCTGCAGATGCTGAAAGTGGCGCTGGTGATGTATAACCTGGACAGTTTTGAAGAACAGTTCTACCGGAATTTCAGGAATACGCTGGGAAAGGAAATTGAAATGCAGATCTTTTTCCACCATGGAAATATCGACATCTTTGAAACTATCCTGCAACGCATCAGGGGGCATTTCGGAATGTATGTAATAGCGCCGATACCACATGCCCGGTCAAAGGAATTACTGGAAACTATACCGCGCAATAAACTCCTGATGTTTGACCGTTTTGAACCATTAACGGGAATAGTCAACCATATTACCCAGGAATTTGAAGCCTCTTCCCTGCAGGTATTCAGTTCGCTGGCTGAAGACATCAGGAAGTATGGTGAGATCATTTTTATCCATTCACCCGATTCACTGGATCCCAGGGAGATCGTCAGGGCCTTTAAGAAGTTCCTGAAGCAGACTAAAATCAAAGGCAGTATCATACCGGAATTTATACCTGGGTCAGTGAAAAAGGGCGCCGTTTATTTTACGCTGGACAACTTTATCATGTGGGAGATCCTGAAAGAATGCAATGCAAAAAAATTAAAACCGGGAAAGGATGTGGGCATACTATCACATAACGATGAACCCGCCAAAGAATTTGTTGGTATCACTACCTATTCTGCCGATTTCGGGGAGATGGGCAGGCTGGCTGCCAATGCCATCCTGCACCGGGAAACAATACAGCTAACCGTTCCGATGATCCTCTTCCGGAGAAAAACCCTATGA
- a CDS encoding RagB/SusD family nutrient uptake outer membrane protein, protein MKQKFFHSISIVLTIIIGTACNKVLDKAPLDSYTDQSVWSDLTLAEAFANNIYNVLPTTTYDWGKSINRSFILSPASDEGYNKFDYANVRSVITKGILSPDNAGDFDIWAKNYFHIQNANLLLSKIDAIPGDEGTRQRIKGEVMFLRAYAYYQLVSDYGGVPLISEPFDLNADFNVPRSSYTECVNFIVSELDQAAELLPVSNTSSTIGKATAALALAIKSRVLLYAASAQWNPNNDLSKWEAASAAAKAVIDLDRFSLYTGNYADIFTTFNPELIGVKLSNKQYNWSAFTGIEMMSYPSGFHGWAAFAPTQNLVDAFGMADGKRITDAGSGYDPQQPYTNRDPRFYADIVYDGRPLGNPAYVTYRVSSTNPTGTETEFYEGGMDSPQGLDTWNNSETRYTFRKYMDTTYDFNATTQTNKFWVLARLGEIYLNYAEAEFHLGREANARKYLDLLRQRAGIITPLTETGAELEKRIQNERQVELCFEGHRYYDVRRWKIAEATQNVNIGQVIINRAANGKKTYTYQTLEQRIFEPANYLLPIPKTEINRTSLEQNPGYN, encoded by the coding sequence AGCGCCTTTGGATTCTTATACGGACCAGTCCGTCTGGTCTGACCTCACCCTGGCAGAAGCTTTCGCCAATAATATCTACAACGTTTTACCCACGACGACCTACGATTGGGGGAAATCCATCAATCGCAGTTTCATACTTTCCCCGGCGTCAGATGAAGGGTATAATAAATTTGATTATGCCAATGTAAGAAGTGTGATTACCAAGGGCATATTGTCCCCGGACAATGCCGGCGATTTTGATATCTGGGCAAAGAATTATTTCCATATACAGAATGCCAACCTGTTACTGTCGAAAATAGACGCAATACCCGGCGATGAAGGCACAAGGCAGCGTATCAAGGGCGAAGTGATGTTCCTGAGGGCCTATGCCTATTACCAGCTGGTGAGTGATTATGGCGGTGTGCCATTGATCAGTGAACCATTTGACCTGAACGCAGATTTCAATGTGCCAAGAAGTTCCTATACCGAATGTGTGAATTTCATTGTAAGTGAACTGGACCAGGCTGCGGAATTATTGCCGGTGAGTAATACCTCATCCACTATAGGTAAGGCAACGGCAGCGTTGGCGCTGGCGATCAAATCGCGGGTGTTACTGTATGCGGCAAGTGCACAATGGAATCCCAACAATGACCTTTCCAAATGGGAAGCCGCATCAGCAGCTGCAAAAGCGGTGATTGACCTCGATCGTTTTTCCCTGTATACCGGAAATTATGCAGACATCTTTACCACTTTCAATCCGGAACTGATTGGTGTGAAACTGTCCAACAAGCAATATAACTGGAGTGCCTTCACTGGCATAGAAATGATGTCATATCCAAGCGGCTTCCACGGATGGGCTGCGTTCGCCCCAACGCAGAACCTGGTGGATGCCTTTGGTATGGCGGATGGCAAGCGCATCACTGATGCCGGATCGGGGTATGATCCGCAGCAACCCTATACCAACCGTGACCCCCGTTTTTATGCCGATATCGTGTATGATGGGCGGCCATTGGGCAATCCGGCTTATGTGACCTATCGCGTAAGCAGTACGAACCCGACCGGGACGGAAACAGAATTCTATGAAGGCGGTATGGATTCCCCGCAGGGCCTGGATACCTGGAACAATAGTGAGACCCGCTACACTTTCAGGAAATACATGGATACCACGTATGATTTCAATGCCACTACGCAAACCAATAAATTCTGGGTGCTGGCGCGGCTGGGTGAGATCTACCTGAACTATGCGGAGGCCGAGTTTCATCTTGGGCGGGAAGCCAATGCCCGTAAATACCTTGACCTGCTTCGGCAACGTGCCGGCATTATTACACCGCTTACAGAAACCGGTGCGGAGCTGGAAAAGCGGATCCAAAATGAACGGCAGGTAGAATTATGTTTTGAAGGGCACCGCTATTATGATGTACGCCGTTGGAAGATTGCGGAAGCCACGCAGAATGTCAACATCGGGCAGGTGATCATCAACAGGGCAGCAAATGGTAAAAAGACCTATACGTACCAGACGCTGGAACAGCGGATCTTCGAGCCGGCCAATTATTTGTTACCTATACCTAAAACAGAAATAAACCGCACCAGCCTGGAACAGAATCCCGGATATAACTAA